In the genome of Ignisphaera cupida, one region contains:
- a CDS encoding ABC transporter ATP-binding protein, giving the protein MVIEIVGVSKSFGRVKALSNVSFTVRNGEVVGYVGLNGAGKTTTIRIAVGVLPPDSGNVFIDGYSVVKEKKNASRLVGWVPELPIFESDFRALDYFTYLAGYYGYSASDARRIGKELLEKLGLGDALKKKLSEYSQGMRKRFALAVSLIGDPPNFVFDEVLNGLDPQGIAFFRNLAIEFRKQNKAVLFSSHILSEVEGIADRVVFIHKGRIVGDYSMEYIRQQAQPAIELALTTVDGKVLKLLEKHGEPVVVSEKRVLLRKPISDSSQIVVELVTAGVGVLEVKKHEKHLEDFFFELIRKAEGG; this is encoded by the coding sequence ATGGTTATTGAAATTGTTGGTGTTTCAAAATCTTTTGGTAGGGTGAAGGCTTTAAGCAATGTTTCTTTCACTGTTCGTAATGGGGAGGTTGTTGGATATGTTGGGCTTAATGGTGCTGGAAAGACAACAACTATTAGGATTGCTGTAGGGGTTTTGCCTCCGGATTCTGGCAATGTTTTTATTGATGGATATTCGGTGGTTAAGGAAAAGAAGAATGCTTCAAGACTTGTTGGCTGGGTTCCAGAGCTTCCCATATTCGAATCTGATTTCAGAGCTCTTGACTACTTCACATATCTTGCGGGTTACTATGGATACTCAGCTAGTGATGCTAGAAGAATTGGTAAAGAGCTTCTTGAGAAGCTTGGTCTTGGCGATGCTCTTAAGAAGAAGCTTTCTGAGTATTCCCAGGGAATGAGAAAGAGATTTGCATTGGCTGTGTCTCTTATTGGGGATCCACCAAACTTTGTTTTTGATGAGGTTCTCAATGGGCTTGATCCACAGGGAATAGCATTTTTCAGAAATCTTGCGATAGAATTTAGAAAGCAGAACAAGGCTGTGCTTTTCTCATCTCACATTCTAAGCGAGGTAGAGGGTATTGCTGATAGAGTAGTCTTCATACATAAGGGCAGAATCGTTGGAGATTATTCAATGGAGTATATAAGGCAGCAGGCTCAGCCAGCTATAGAACTTGCTTTAACAACTGTTGATGGAAAGGTGCTGAAGCTTTTGGAAAAACATGGCGAGCCTGTTGTTGTTTCTGAGAAAAGGGTTTTGCTGCGAAAACCCATAAGTGATTCTTCACAAATAGTTGTGGAGCTTGTAACAGCAGGTGTAGGGGTTTTAGAAGTTAAGAAGCATGAGAAACACCTAGAAGACTTTTTCTTTGAGCTTATAAGAAAGGCTGAGGGTGGTTAG
- a CDS encoding DUF1616 domain-containing protein, with the protein MRQETKNKDVKTLEEYVEEIAKSSGNRVNAIRKVFQDVASGKAILVDPNTPRDFVEYILRTDYSLWLWTIYTIVILTLVSIATTSLIPITAYIRYVLGSITVLFLPGYVTIEALYPEEKELSNLE; encoded by the coding sequence ATGAGGCAAGAAACAAAAAATAAAGATGTTAAAACTCTTGAGGAATATGTTGAAGAAATTGCTAAATCCTCTGGAAATAGGGTGAATGCTATAAGAAAAGTTTTTCAGGATGTTGCAAGTGGAAAAGCTATTTTGGTAGACCCCAACACTCCAAGAGACTTTGTCGAGTACATTCTTAGAACCGATTACTCTCTATGGCTTTGGACAATATACACCATAGTTATTTTAACATTGGTATCAATAGCAACCACTTCTCTAATCCCCATTACAGCATATATCAGATATGTTCTAGGCTCTATAACAGTTCTATTTCTACCAGGCTATGTAACCATAGAGGCTCTATACCCAGAAGAAAAAGAGCTTTCAAATCTAGAGTAG
- a CDS encoding dihydropteroate synthase, whose protein sequence is MVLAELEEIRILNKPILVGVSRKSFIGEITELRDPSERLYGSLAATAIAVFNGAHIIRTHDPLETKDVIKVAEFIRRSKYSL, encoded by the coding sequence ATGGTGTTAGCAGAGCTGGAGGAGATCAGAATTCTTAACAAGCCCATCCTAGTTGGTGTTTCAAGAAAATCTTTCATAGGTGAAATAACTGAACTTAGAGACCCTTCAGAAAGGCTATACGGCTCTTTAGCAGCAACAGCTATCGCTGTCTTCAATGGTGCTCATATCATCAGAACCCATGACCCACTTGAAACAAAGGATGTTATCAAGGTAGCTGAGTTTATACGAAGATCCAAATACAGTTTATGA
- a CDS encoding ABC transporter permease — translation MNPVLYDFKRGILRLSVVVAITLFILAGAGLAYMTIQTMVGTKVPYIELVAMSTLDIETGVLDLEGIVFDISTMKELGGVFEYRFTVTNISGFKVGAQPVVVWSTRDSVRFSGKLNISKNLGSLIKYNSSEYLYSLQYNITTYLGLKSGEIHYERSNVNRSIYCSTSGSYSFHVLGSVETSGAGIFGKASLMFIKFSNSTIKVVIALCTPLAKDSFELYVGEVKTARPQQAFYITTKPPSLDELKNYTLVGTVTNGVNILDVPQNFSKVTQIAFVLIQPSKTLYVQGVVPVMQRIGTTAMYVVFSLLGQADVFTRFFPILMLYLAYVYIAKPRSQGALEFVLARPVTRLELYLTRLFAGILVVVVASALFYLVAIATIATIMGIVFESYTYIMMYLGIAVSLMAFYSLCYALSAALKGGRYLAVSIFVYIFFTVIIQIIISIVAIFAVKPGPNFVENITKLSYQMAYFSPLGFNEFSKYFTMKYYETKYGVGFTPPGVEDIANPVLVGVSAIAWIVIPALLGWLVFRKANLSS, via the coding sequence TTGAATCCTGTTCTATACGACTTTAAACGTGGTATACTAAGACTTTCTGTGGTAGTAGCAATAACATTGTTTATATTAGCTGGTGCAGGCCTAGCATATATGACTATTCAGACAATGGTTGGCACAAAAGTACCTTACATTGAGTTAGTGGCTATGTCAACTCTAGATATCGAAACAGGAGTTTTGGATCTTGAGGGAATAGTTTTTGATATCTCAACCATGAAAGAACTTGGTGGGGTTTTTGAGTACAGGTTTACAGTTACAAACATATCTGGGTTTAAAGTAGGGGCTCAACCCGTAGTTGTTTGGTCAACTAGAGATAGTGTTAGGTTTAGTGGTAAACTCAATATCAGTAAAAACCTTGGCTCGCTTATCAAATACAATAGTAGCGAATATCTTTACTCATTGCAATACAATATAACAACATATCTTGGTTTAAAAAGTGGTGAAATACATTATGAACGCAGTAATGTGAATAGAAGCATTTATTGCTCAACTAGTGGAAGTTACAGTTTTCATGTACTGGGATCTGTTGAAACATCAGGAGCTGGTATTTTTGGAAAAGCCTCGTTGATGTTTATAAAATTCTCTAACTCAACAATAAAAGTTGTTATAGCTCTATGCACCCCATTGGCTAAAGACAGTTTTGAACTGTATGTTGGTGAAGTAAAAACAGCAAGACCACAGCAAGCGTTTTACATTACTACAAAGCCTCCTAGCTTGGATGAGCTAAAGAACTACACATTAGTGGGTACAGTAACCAATGGAGTCAATATATTGGATGTGCCACAAAACTTTAGCAAGGTCACGCAAATAGCTTTTGTGCTTATACAACCTAGCAAAACTCTCTATGTGCAAGGCGTTGTACCGGTTATGCAGAGAATAGGAACAACAGCAATGTATGTGGTTTTCTCACTTCTAGGTCAAGCAGATGTTTTCACACGATTTTTCCCAATTTTAATGCTGTATCTAGCATATGTATACATTGCTAAGCCAAGATCTCAAGGAGCACTAGAATTCGTACTTGCTAGACCAGTTACAAGACTAGAACTTTATTTAACGAGATTATTTGCAGGGATTCTAGTAGTTGTTGTAGCCTCGGCACTATTCTATCTCGTGGCAATAGCTACAATAGCAACTATTATGGGAATTGTTTTTGAAAGTTACACCTATATCATGATGTATCTAGGCATAGCTGTTTCGCTCATGGCCTTCTACAGTCTATGCTACGCCTTATCAGCAGCTCTCAAAGGTGGAAGATATTTAGCAGTTTCAATATTTGTATACATATTCTTCACAGTAATAATACAGATAATAATCTCCATAGTAGCAATTTTTGCAGTAAAGCCAGGCCCAAACTTCGTAGAAAACATAACTAAGTTAAGTTATCAAATGGCATACTTCTCTCCACTAGGCTTCAACGAATTCTCAAAATACTTCACTATGAAATACTATGAGACAAAGTATGGTGTTGGATTCACACCACCAGGGGTAGAAGATATTGCAAATCCAGTGTTGGTAGGGGTATCAGCTATTGCCTGGATTGTTATACCAGCTTTGCTTGGATGGCTAGTGTTTAGAAAAGCTAATTTGAGTAGTTAA
- a CDS encoding 50S ribosomal protein L14e: MPAIEVGRICVKIAGREAGRKCVIVDIIDENYVLVTGPKQVSGVKRRRCNINHIEVLDKKIEIPKGASDEEVAKALEQAGLIDFMKERVKVKLTPMLLKK, translated from the coding sequence ATGCCAGCAATAGAAGTTGGTAGAATATGTGTTAAAATAGCTGGTAGAGAAGCTGGTAGGAAATGCGTAATAGTTGATATAATAGATGAGAACTATGTGCTTGTAACAGGACCTAAGCAAGTATCTGGTGTAAAGAGAAGAAGATGTAATATCAACCATATTGAGGTGCTTGACAAAAAGATAGAGATTCCTAAAGGAGCATCTGATGAGGAAGTTGCTAAGGCATTGGAGCAAGCAGGGCTCATAGATTTTATGAAGGAAAGAGTAAAGGTTAAGCTTACACCAATGCTTCTCAAAAAATAA
- a CDS encoding nucleotidyltransferase family protein, which translates to MFWEYKYFRGGKEEKLNILKKALENENRVLLAIVFGSFVELESYRDIDVAIYTTDTSLDYLIELSIKLEERVGVPVDVVPLVELDPKFKWKILTKGVVIVEKVPGLYEALLNLVQDEMMLSKLW; encoded by the coding sequence ATGTTTTGGGAGTATAAGTATTTTAGAGGTGGTAAGGAGGAGAAGCTTAACATTTTGAAAAAAGCTCTTGAGAATGAGAATAGGGTTCTTCTGGCAATAGTTTTTGGTAGTTTTGTTGAATTGGAAAGCTATAGAGATATTGATGTAGCTATTTACACAACAGATACTAGCTTGGATTATCTAATAGAGTTAAGCATAAAACTTGAGGAGAGAGTTGGTGTACCAGTAGATGTAGTGCCTCTAGTAGAGCTTGATCCAAAATTCAAATGGAAAATACTTACAAAAGGTGTGGTAATAGTTGAGAAAGTGCCTGGACTTTACGAAGCACTTCTAAACCTAGTACAAGACGAAATGATGCTAAGCAAATTGTGGTAG
- the mntA gene encoding type VII toxin-antitoxin system MntA family adenylyltransferase antitoxin encodes MIVRDRLAFAKSCIEILKLLRSKVRDLRYFEDYVLRGAIERYLHLAIEAIIDVGMRIASILKLIKPERYRDVAKIFRECGVLSYDESKRLELWIGLRNVLVHGYARIDYGKLYEVLQNIEELENFVNRIFEYVANRGVDPQKESLSNIVDSVKKVLEKRSNIVFAYVFGSYATGVYRDESDVDVAIYTRNSMGWRELVELILELEDATNKKVDVVDLRTAPLLLACEVVSKGIVVVDRGVEERIDFEVKTLKECLDFRPRLEKYYSEVLSRQA; translated from the coding sequence ATAATTGTTAGAGATAGACTAGCTTTTGCTAAAAGCTGTATAGAGATTTTGAAATTGCTTAGATCGAAAGTTAGAGATTTGAGGTATTTTGAAGACTATGTGTTGAGAGGTGCTATTGAAAGGTATTTGCATCTTGCTATCGAAGCCATAATAGATGTTGGTATGAGAATTGCATCAATACTTAAACTAATTAAGCCTGAGAGATATCGAGATGTTGCAAAAATTTTTAGAGAATGTGGAGTGTTGAGCTATGATGAGTCTAAAAGACTTGAGTTGTGGATAGGTCTTAGAAATGTGCTTGTACATGGATATGCCAGAATAGATTATGGGAAGTTGTATGAGGTTTTGCAAAACATTGAGGAACTTGAAAATTTTGTGAATAGAATATTTGAATATGTTGCAAATAGGGGTGTTGATCCTCAAAAAGAGAGTTTGAGCAACATTGTTGATAGTGTTAAAAAGGTTCTTGAAAAGAGAAGCAACATTGTTTTTGCATATGTTTTTGGCTCATATGCCACAGGTGTTTATAGAGATGAAAGCGATGTTGATGTAGCTATCTACACAAGGAATTCAATGGGGTGGAGAGAACTTGTTGAACTCATTCTAGAGCTTGAGGATGCCACCAACAAAAAAGTTGATGTTGTTGATCTCAGAACAGCACCACTGCTACTAGCATGTGAAGTGGTGTCCAAGGGCATTGTTGTAGTTGATAGAGGTGTTGAGGAGAGAATTGATTTCGAGGTTAAAACACTGAAAGAATGTCTAGATTTTAGACCCAGGCTAGAGAAATACTATAGCGAAGTTCTATCAAGACAAGCTTAA
- a CDS encoding DUF1616 domain-containing protein, translated as MFLNYTPWGIRLLPVLASLTVYIVIIGLVAAYRKYSILSKARTRTIARIPLHSK; from the coding sequence TTGTTTCTCAACTACACGCCATGGGGCATAAGACTACTGCCAGTATTGGCATCGCTAACAGTGTATATAGTAATCATTGGCTTAGTTGCCGCATATAGAAAATACAGCATATTGTCCAAGGCAAGAACAAGAACTATAGCAAGAATACCGCTACACAGCAAGTAA
- a CDS encoding class I SAM-dependent methyltransferase has product MSDQHYYSERVRRKGQYMLISDVVRGVTVEFEVVPGLFSYEGVDEGTKLLLEHAEIPSSGTVLDVGCGYGVIGITLAKLNPSLKVYMVDINKEAVRLAERNVVRNKLSKENIVILHGNLYEPVKNIVFDAIYSNPPFAAGSQVVEKIIVEAPQHLKKDGALQIVARKGAEKVENLMRKTFGNVEVKASKKGYKVLLSRKLDL; this is encoded by the coding sequence ATGAGTGATCAACACTATTACTCGGAAAGGGTTAGGAGAAAAGGTCAGTACATGCTCATATCCGATGTTGTTAGAGGAGTTACAGTAGAGTTTGAGGTTGTCCCAGGGCTGTTCTCATATGAGGGTGTTGATGAGGGTACAAAGCTTCTTCTAGAACATGCTGAAATACCTAGTAGCGGTACTGTATTGGATGTTGGATGCGGCTATGGAGTAATAGGAATAACGCTAGCTAAGCTTAATCCAAGTCTCAAAGTGTACATGGTTGATATAAACAAGGAGGCTGTGAGATTAGCGGAAAGAAATGTTGTTAGAAATAAGCTTAGCAAAGAAAACATTGTGATTCTTCATGGAAATCTCTACGAGCCAGTAAAAAACATTGTTTTTGATGCAATCTATAGCAATCCCCCATTTGCCGCAGGTTCACAAGTGGTAGAGAAAATAATTGTTGAAGCACCTCAACACCTCAAAAAAGATGGTGCGCTGCAAATTGTTGCAAGAAAAGGTGCTGAAAAAGTTGAGAATTTAATGAGGAAAACATTTGGCAATGTTGAGGTGAAGGCATCTAAAAAAGGATACAAAGTATTGTTATCAAGAAAACTAGACTTATAA
- a CDS encoding nucleotidyltransferase domain-containing protein: MLWVRYHINYLRMWRKAAKAIANAVKDLGLNATVYVVGGAAENRLTVLSDVDVAIVLCEELYPEKVKEIRRQVMRIAIDKYELPWDYPVDIHVMSCEEFRKMFIDKNKSVVKVE; this comes from the coding sequence GTGTTGTGGGTTAGATACCACATCAACTATTTGAGGATGTGGAGAAAAGCTGCAAAGGCTATTGCAAATGCTGTTAAGGATCTTGGGCTCAACGCCACTGTTTATGTTGTTGGTGGAGCTGCCGAAAATAGATTAACTGTTTTAAGTGATGTTGATGTGGCTATAGTTCTATGTGAAGAGCTTTACCCTGAAAAGGTTAAGGAGATTAGGAGACAGGTTATGAGAATAGCTATAGATAAGTATGAGCTTCCATGGGACTATCCAGTGGATATACATGTGATGAGCTGTGAAGAATTCAGAAAAATGTTTATAGATAAAAATAAGAGTGTTGTTAAAGTAGAGTAG
- the cmk gene encoding (d)CMP kinase, which produces MAIGGPPGSGKTTIAKLIAQKYGLRHVSIGQIFRRIAKERGLSLEQLSEVAAKDPSIDLMLDSIAKEEAKKGNVVIDGHASPWLLKGLANLRVAIVASFDVRVRRLAERDGRPLDEVFRETRLREEIERGRFLKLYNIDITDYTDFDLVINSERFSPDEIVEIIDKALAIICKKQLEI; this is translated from the coding sequence GTGGCTATTGGGGGGCCTCCTGGAAGTGGGAAAACAACAATTGCAAAGCTCATAGCCCAGAAATATGGCTTGAGACATGTTTCTATAGGACAAATTTTTAGAAGAATTGCTAAGGAGCGTGGGCTTTCTCTTGAGCAATTAAGTGAGGTTGCTGCTAAGGATCCATCCATTGATTTAATGCTTGACTCCATAGCTAAAGAAGAGGCTAAGAAAGGTAATGTTGTTATAGATGGTCATGCATCGCCATGGCTGTTAAAGGGTTTGGCTAATTTGAGAGTAGCTATAGTTGCTAGTTTTGATGTTAGAGTTAGGAGGCTTGCTGAAAGAGATGGAAGACCACTTGATGAGGTTTTTAGAGAAACCAGATTGAGGGAGGAGATAGAGAGAGGCAGATTTCTAAAGCTATACAACATAGACATTACTGATTACACAGATTTTGACTTGGTTATTAACAGCGAGAGATTTTCTCCGGATGAAATAGTTGAAATTATTGACAAGGCACTTGCAATTATATGCAAAAAACAGCTAGAGATATAG
- the hepT gene encoding type VII toxin-antitoxin system HepT family RNase toxin codes for MSIDKEFVRKLVADVLESIRVVEEYYSKPFDELSQAEKIGVRYHIIVLVEALTALAYHIARRLYGLEPTTPIQTFRFLADRGLVNSDELRDIEALIRLRNLLVHRYWVIDDRRIYENVKNDFRSVKRFVERLKNVLGV; via the coding sequence ATGAGTATTGATAAAGAGTTTGTTAGAAAGCTTGTAGCTGATGTGCTTGAATCTATTAGAGTTGTTGAGGAGTATTATTCAAAGCCTTTTGATGAGCTTTCACAGGCTGAGAAAATTGGGGTTAGATACCACATTATTGTTCTTGTTGAGGCTTTGACAGCTTTAGCTTATCACATTGCTAGAAGACTCTATGGATTAGAGCCAACAACACCAATTCAAACATTTAGGTTTTTAGCTGATCGTGGTTTAGTGAATAGTGATGAGCTTAGAGACATTGAGGCTCTTATAAGGCTTAGAAATCTTTTGGTTCACAGGTATTGGGTTATAGATGATAGGCGCATATACGAAAATGTTAAAAATGATTTTAGAAGTGTTAAAAGATTTGTTGAGAGATTGAAAAATGTTTTGGGAGTATAA
- a CDS encoding tRNA pseudouridine synthase A: MKIESSKGFAFLKKLDEVANKKRNYIVKSEAETDPRYGFYPFERPVDVYISYGLIPLDKPPGPTSHEVVAWIKKMFGVSKAGHGGTLEPKP, from the coding sequence ATGAAAATAGAAAGCAGTAAGGGATTTGCTTTTTTGAAAAAACTTGATGAAGTTGCAAACAAAAAGCGTAACTATATTGTGAAGTCAGAAGCTGAGACAGATCCTAGATACGGGTTTTACCCATTTGAAAGACCAGTAGATGTTTATATAAGCTATGGTTTAATACCACTAGACAAGCCACCTGGTCCAACAAGTCACGAGGTTGTTGCATGGATTAAGAAAATGTTTGGAGTGTCTAAGGCTGGCCATGGGGGAACCCTAGAGCCCAAACCCTAG
- a CDS encoding PaREP1 family protein, with amino-acid sequence MYWDMAEEYLRRAKEDFSKGDFKQASEKILGVTALAVKAVAYMRSGSRLKSHGELWEYVNKLVIETSDEKLGRLWRTAISMHVNFYKNWASREEVERSLKDVEKFLEKLKKLCGK; translated from the coding sequence ATGTACTGGGATATGGCTGAGGAGTATTTGAGAAGAGCGAAAGAGGATTTTAGTAAAGGTGATTTTAAACAAGCTAGTGAGAAGATTTTGGGTGTAACTGCACTAGCTGTTAAAGCTGTTGCTTATATGAGGAGTGGAAGTAGGTTGAAGAGCCATGGAGAGCTATGGGAGTATGTGAATAAGCTAGTTATAGAAACAAGTGATGAGAAACTGGGGAGGCTGTGGAGAACAGCTATATCGATGCATGTGAATTTCTATAAAAATTGGGCATCAAGAGAAGAGGTGGAGAGGTCTTTAAAGGATGTGGAGAAATTTCTGGAGAAACTTAAAAAGTTATGTGGTAAATGA
- a CDS encoding 50S ribosomal protein L34e, whose amino-acid sequence MPRPGLRSRSYKRIYRRTPGGKTVVHYEKRENTPMRCARCGKVLNGVPIKESLRRSLPRTLKRPERMFGGVLCASCLREVLKNVVRESAM is encoded by the coding sequence GTGCCAAGACCTGGACTTAGATCCAGATCATACAAGAGAATATATAGAAGAACACCAGGTGGCAAAACTGTTGTACACTATGAGAAAAGAGAGAATACCCCAATGAGATGTGCTAGATGTGGTAAGGTGTTGAATGGTGTTCCAATAAAAGAGAGTTTGAGAAGAAGCTTGCCAAGAACCTTGAAAAGACCTGAGAGAATGTTTGGTGGAGTTTTGTGTGCATCTTGTTTAAGAGAGGTTTTGAAGAATGTGGTGAGAGAATCTGCAATGTAA
- a CDS encoding PaREP1 family protein, whose amino-acid sequence MIECGEAFFERLSQSLKVVARTHLELAEKYFAEGRELVDKDPVQASEKLYKAAEECVKALAIHYNLEDVLKSVESRGRWTVKELEKTVLFVAKKLGEWVLSSWDHAWALHVWGFHEAKFDFEDVKARLQHIEKLVVETKNVIGCGKSSNGQC is encoded by the coding sequence ATGATAGAATGTGGAGAAGCGTTTTTCGAAAGGCTAAGCCAAAGTCTTAAGGTTGTGGCCAGAACGCATCTTGAGCTTGCCGAGAAGTATTTTGCTGAGGGTAGAGAGCTTGTTGATAAGGATCCTGTTCAAGCAAGTGAGAAGCTTTACAAAGCTGCTGAGGAATGTGTAAAGGCATTAGCTATTCACTACAATCTTGAGGATGTTTTGAAAAGTGTTGAAAGCAGGGGTAGGTGGACTGTTAAAGAACTTGAAAAAACAGTTTTGTTTGTTGCTAAAAAGCTTGGGGAGTGGGTTTTGAGCTCATGGGACCACGCCTGGGCGCTTCATGTTTGGGGTTTTCATGAAGCAAAGTTTGATTTCGAGGATGTTAAGGCTAGGTTGCAGCACATAGAGAAGTTGGTTGTGGAAACAAAGAATGTTATTGGTTGTGGAAAAAGCAGTAATGGTCAATGCTAA
- a CDS encoding RNA-guided pseudouridylation complex pseudouridine synthase subunit Cbf5 — MPVALENATRVIGLLMHSYKEYVALMELHDIVDRDKLVEVMKIFVGKIYQRPPLRSSVKRSLRIKEIYSIDLLEFENRHVLFKVRCESGTYIRKLCHDIGLLLGVEAHMRELRRTMVAHIREDLPIVTMHDVSEALYLLNRYKDDTLIRKVVLPGEYIVAHLPRILIRDSAVDAIAHGAQLAAPGVVAVSDDLKKGERVAIFTLKGELVAIGKSAMDLEEVLKSEKGVVVNIERVVMQPNVYPSLWKKSKKEQAI, encoded by the coding sequence TTGCCAGTAGCATTGGAGAATGCAACTAGGGTTATAGGCCTGCTTATGCATTCATACAAAGAGTATGTTGCTTTAATGGAGCTTCACGATATTGTTGATCGTGATAAGCTTGTTGAGGTTATGAAAATATTTGTTGGTAAAATCTATCAAAGGCCTCCTCTGAGATCATCTGTTAAAAGGTCTTTGAGAATTAAAGAGATTTACTCTATTGATCTTCTAGAGTTTGAGAATAGGCATGTGCTGTTCAAGGTTAGATGCGAGTCTGGAACTTATATAAGAAAGCTGTGTCACGATATTGGGCTTTTGCTTGGTGTTGAGGCTCACATGAGAGAACTTAGAAGAACAATGGTTGCTCATATAAGAGAGGATCTACCCATTGTAACAATGCATGATGTTAGCGAAGCTCTTTACCTTCTTAATAGATACAAAGATGATACTCTAATACGCAAAGTTGTTTTACCTGGAGAGTACATAGTTGCTCACTTGCCAAGAATCTTGATAAGAGATTCTGCTGTTGATGCTATTGCCCATGGAGCTCAGCTAGCAGCTCCAGGTGTTGTTGCAGTATCGGATGATTTGAAGAAGGGTGAGAGAGTGGCTATATTCACTTTGAAAGGTGAGCTTGTGGCTATTGGTAAAAGTGCAATGGATTTGGAAGAGGTTTTGAAGAGTGAAAAAGGAGTTGTTGTAAATATTGAGCGTGTTGTTATGCAGCCAAATGTTTACCCATCTCTATGGAAAAAGTCTAAGAAGGAACAAGCAATATGA